TCCACGGGCGGTGTCGGCGATAAGACGACCCTGATTGTTGGCCCGATTGTCGCTGCCTGCGGCGGCAAGGTGGCCAAGATGAGCGGCCGCGGCCTCGGTCATACCGGCGGTACGGTGGACAAGCTCGAATCCATCCCCGGTTACAAGACGGCCCTTGACCGCAAGGAATTCTTCGATACGGTCAATAAATGCGGTATCAGCCTGATTGGCCAGTCCGGCAATCTTGCGCCTGCCGACAAGAAACTCTATGCCCTGCGCGATGTAACGGCAACCGTTGATTGCATTCCTTTGATTGCCTCCTCCATCATGAGCAAGAAGCTGGCCGCAGGTTCTGACTGCATTCTGCTCGACGTTAAGACCGGCAGCGGCGCGTTCATGAAGACGCTCGATGATTCCATCAAACTTGCTCAGACCATGGTGGCTATCGGTGAAGGCGCAGGCCGCCGCACGGTAGCACTCATTACCGATATGGATACGCCGCTGGGCCTTGGCATCGGCAACAGCCTCGAAGTCATCGAATCCATGGATGTTCTGAAAGGACATGGCCCGGCTGACCTCACGGAAGTATCCCTGCAGCTGGCCGCCAACATGCTCTATCTCGTGGGCAAGGGCGACCCGGATGAATGCCGCAAGCTGGCCGAAAAATCCATCGAAGATGGTTCTGCCTTTGAAACCTTCTGCACGATGGTCAAGGAACAGGGCGGCGACGACAGCGTACTGCGCGATTACAGTAAGTTTGCTCAGGCACCGTTCAAGGCCGAAATCAAGGCTGAGGAAGACGGCTTCATCACGAAGATGAACGCTGAAGCCATCGGCGAAATGTCCGTTATCTTAGGCGCAGGCCGTGAAACGAAGGAAAGTGATATCGACTTCTCCGCCGGCCTTATGCTCCATAAGAAATACGGTGACGCGGTGAAGAAGGGCGACGTCCTCGTTACGCTCTATACGTCCAAGGAAGCAGCCCTTAAAGGTGCCGAAGACCTCTACCGCAAATCCGTGGTTATCGGCGCGGACGCTCCCGAAAAGAAACCGCTGGTTTATGCCCGCGTGGAAAAAGACCTGGTAGAGAAGTATTAAGAAAAGCCTTCCCCTTAAGGGGAAGGGGGACCGCGTTAGCGGTGGATGAGGTGATGATTGGCCAATTGAGCGTTTCCACCTCATCCGTCAGCCTTATGGCTGACACCTTCCCCTCAAGGGGAAGGCTTCCCAATAAATTGTCATATAATTATGTATTGAAGGAGAGTTTTTACTGTGGAGGATAAAGACTTAATCGCCGCGGCGAAAAAATATCGGGAAAACGCCTACGCGCCGTATTCCAAGTTCAAAGTTGGCGCGGCCGTGCTGACGAAAAAAGGCAATGTCTACGGCGGCTGCAATATCGAAAATTCCAGCTTCCCCATCACGAATTGTGCCGAGCGCACGGCCATCTTCAAGGCCGTATCCGAAGGGGAACAGGAGTTTGCCGCCATTGCGCTCATTGCCGATACGCCGGGGCCCTGCTCGCCTTGCGGTGCCTGCCGTCAGGTGATGGTGGAGTTTAAGATTCCCCGCATCATCATGGCGAATATGAAGGGTGATGTGAAGGTAGTTACCCTTGAAGAAATTATGCCTTATGCTTTTACAGAATTCTAATATATTGACAATTACACTGGATTTGTGCGAAAATAGGACACATGTCCTATGATTAACAATTAGGACATGGAAGTACAAATCTCTAAAGGGGAATGAATCATGTATTTAGTAGTAAACCTTATTGGCATCTTTGTCTTTGTAGCCATTGGTGTCTTGTTGTCGAAAAAGCGAAAATCCATTCAGTGGCGCTGTGTGGGTGCGCTTTTAGCACTTAATGTATTTTTGGCCTGGTTCCTGACGTCCTTTTCCATTGGCCGTGAAATTATCATCGCCGCTGCTGCCGGCTTTAACTGGCTGGTCAGTGTAGCTTATGAAGGTATCGCCTTCGCTTTCCCGGACTGGGTGCATGTGCCGCAGATGAACTTCTTCACGTCGGCTCTGCTGCCTATCCTCCTGGTTGTGCCGATGTTCGATATTTTGACCTACATCGGGATACTGCCCTGGGTTATCAAATGGGTAGGTAAGGTACTGGCCTTCCTGACCCGCGCACCGAAGTTTGAATCCTTCTTTGCGATTGAAATGATGTTCCTCGGCAACACGGAAGCCTTGGCTGTATCGAGCCTGCAGTTAAAGCGCATGAAGGCTGACCGCTGCCTGACGCTTGCGATGATGTCCATGAGCTGCATCACGGCAGCTATGGTGGGTATCTACATCAAGATGATGCCCGGTGAATTCATCCTGACGGCTATTCCTTTGAATGTCATCAATGCTTTGATTGTCACCAACATTCTGCATCCGGTGAAGATTAAGGAATCGGAAGATACGGTAGCAACTGTAGGCGAAGGCAGCGAAGAAAAAGAACCCTTCTTCTCCTTCCTGGGCAACAGCATCTTAAATGCCGGCCGTCTGGTGTTGATTATCTGTGCTAACGTTATCGCGTTTGTGGCACTGGCAAAACTCATCGATATGCTGCTGGTGCTGATTCAT
The Selenomonas ruminantium AC2024 DNA segment above includes these coding regions:
- a CDS encoding cytidine deaminase, which gives rise to MEDKDLIAAAKKYRENAYAPYSKFKVGAAVLTKKGNVYGGCNIENSSFPITNCAERTAIFKAVSEGEQEFAAIALIADTPGPCSPCGACRQVMVEFKIPRIIMANMKGDVKVVTLEEIMPYAFTEF
- a CDS encoding NupC/NupG family nucleoside CNT transporter, encoding MYLVVNLIGIFVFVAIGVLLSKKRKSIQWRCVGALLALNVFLAWFLTSFSIGREIIIAAAAGFNWLVSVAYEGIAFAFPDWVHVPQMNFFTSALLPILLVVPMFDILTYIGILPWVIKWVGKVLAFLTRAPKFESFFAIEMMFLGNTEALAVSSLQLKRMKADRCLTLAMMSMSCITAAMVGIYIKMMPGEFILTAIPLNVINALIVTNILHPVKIKESEDTVATVGEGSEEKEPFFSFLGNSILNAGRLVLIICANVIAFVALAKLIDMLLVLIHPAITLENILGCIMFPFAWLMGLESGEAFQLAQYMGTKLVTNEFVVMLSVQDTLATFSRHMQGVLTVFVTSFANFATLGMIIGCFKSMVDDDKNELISRNVAYMLLSGILVSLLSAGIAGLFIW
- a CDS encoding pyrimidine-nucleoside phosphorylase, encoding MRMYDLITKKKHGEVLTDEEIQFMIDGYVKGEIPDYQMSSMLMAIWFNGMTDHEITQLTMVMAKSGDMIDLSAIEGRKVDKHSTGGVGDKTTLIVGPIVAACGGKVAKMSGRGLGHTGGTVDKLESIPGYKTALDRKEFFDTVNKCGISLIGQSGNLAPADKKLYALRDVTATVDCIPLIASSIMSKKLAAGSDCILLDVKTGSGAFMKTLDDSIKLAQTMVAIGEGAGRRTVALITDMDTPLGLGIGNSLEVIESMDVLKGHGPADLTEVSLQLAANMLYLVGKGDPDECRKLAEKSIEDGSAFETFCTMVKEQGGDDSVLRDYSKFAQAPFKAEIKAEEDGFITKMNAEAIGEMSVILGAGRETKESDIDFSAGLMLHKKYGDAVKKGDVLVTLYTSKEAALKGAEDLYRKSVVIGADAPEKKPLVYARVEKDLVEKY